A genomic region of Desulfosarcina ovata subsp. ovata contains the following coding sequences:
- the dinB gene encoding DNA polymerase IV, with the protein MIMHIDMDAFFAAVEQLDHPELAGKVLVVGGASGRGVVAAASYAARRYGIHSAMPMFMAKQRCPHLTIVPPRKARYGEVSRAVMAILHRYSPVVEQVSIDEAYLDAAGCGRLFGPPKTMARLIKSEIRNQVSLTCSIGVAPLKFLAKVASDLNKPDGLTVIPPERVTGLIGSLPVEKVPGVGRQALGQLNRLGIVHLGDVCRYAPALLVERLGKFGHRLVDLAHGRDDTHVIAHAPAKSISSERTLPADTQHRDRLRQHLLAQSQDVGRQLRRQGYLARTITLKLKQSDFKQITRSTTLEHPSQSSETIFRTGVGLLDRQPLGTPIRLIGIGASTLIADTTPQQVSLFETADPTAKGWETVDRVVDRIADRFGQSAVHRGSLQPPDDMAMD; encoded by the coding sequence ATGATCATGCACATCGATATGGATGCCTTTTTTGCCGCTGTGGAGCAGCTCGACCATCCCGAATTGGCGGGCAAGGTCCTGGTGGTCGGTGGCGCTTCGGGTCGCGGCGTGGTGGCGGCGGCCAGTTATGCCGCCCGCCGATATGGCATTCACAGCGCCATGCCCATGTTCATGGCCAAGCAGCGCTGCCCGCACCTGACCATCGTGCCGCCGCGCAAAGCCCGCTACGGCGAGGTTTCCCGAGCGGTCATGGCCATTTTGCACCGCTATTCACCGGTGGTGGAACAGGTTTCCATCGATGAAGCCTATCTGGATGCCGCTGGCTGCGGGCGCCTCTTCGGACCACCGAAGACCATGGCCCGATTGATCAAATCCGAAATCCGGAACCAGGTATCCCTGACTTGCTCCATCGGCGTAGCCCCGCTTAAATTCCTGGCCAAGGTTGCCTCCGACCTGAACAAGCCGGACGGTCTGACGGTCATCCCCCCCGAACGGGTAACCGGACTGATAGGTAGCCTGCCGGTGGAAAAGGTGCCCGGAGTGGGCCGCCAGGCCCTGGGACAGCTCAACCGTCTGGGGATCGTCCACCTTGGTGATGTGTGCCGGTATGCCCCTGCCCTGCTGGTTGAACGGCTGGGCAAATTCGGTCACCGGCTGGTGGATCTGGCCCATGGTCGGGACGACACCCATGTGATTGCCCATGCCCCCGCCAAATCCATTTCCAGTGAGCGGACCCTGCCGGCCGATACCCAACATCGCGACCGGTTGCGCCAGCACCTGCTGGCCCAAAGCCAGGACGTGGGACGCCAGTTGCGCCGCCAGGGATATCTGGCCCGCACCATCACCCTCAAATTGAAGCAGTCCGATTTCAAACAGATCACCCGCAGCACCACCCTTGAGCACCCCAGCCAGTCATCGGAAACGATTTTCCGTACCGGCGTGGGCCTGCTGGATCGCCAGCCCTTAGGCACCCCAATCCGATTGATCGGCATCGGCGCCTCGACGCTTATCGCCGACACCACGCCCCAACAAGTCAGTCTATTTGAAACGGCCGATCCCACGGCCAAAGGATGGGAAACCGTCGATCGGGTGGTGGATCGCATCG
- the nifA gene encoding nif-specific transcriptional activator NifA — MKAIEQVTLLYEISNALNEHLDLKKSMYKVLDILSTALQMERGTISILNPLRNEISIEVAHSLSKSAMERVKYKLGEGIIGRVIETGEAVAIPKISQEPLFLNRTASRKIKGMGEISFICVPVQKGTHVVGALSVDRTFDPDYSLEDGTKLLSVVATMLARHAINLETIQLEKEALRDENKRLRDELENKYRINNIIGNSNKMREVFQMISQVSRSNATVLIRGESGTGKELVANSIHYSSTRSKGPFVKVNCAAIPNNLIESELFGHEKGAFTGAVKQKPGRFELAHKGTIFLDEIGSIEPDVQVRLLRVLQEREFERVGGHKTIKVDVRIIAATNKNLEQAVDEDSFRGDLYYRLNVFPIYMPPLRERKTDILLLADFFLERYAEENGREVKRLSTPAIDMLMAYHWPGNVRELENCVERAVLLCEEGAIHSYHLPPSLQTGKESGTLPDLSLEDAVAALEKEMIIDALKNTRGNITLSAEVLKTTVRKFAYKAKKFGVDYRTYR; from the coding sequence ATGAAAGCCATTGAACAGGTTACCCTGCTTTACGAGATTTCCAATGCTCTGAACGAACATCTGGACCTGAAAAAATCGATGTACAAGGTGCTGGACATTCTCTCCACAGCCTTGCAGATGGAGCGTGGCACCATCTCTATCCTCAATCCGCTGAGAAACGAAATCAGTATCGAGGTGGCCCACAGTCTCTCCAAAAGTGCCATGGAGCGGGTCAAGTACAAACTGGGTGAGGGAATTATCGGCCGGGTCATCGAAACCGGCGAGGCGGTTGCGATTCCCAAGATCAGTCAGGAACCGCTGTTTCTCAACCGGACGGCGTCACGTAAAATCAAGGGCATGGGAGAGATCTCCTTTATCTGCGTACCGGTTCAAAAAGGCACCCACGTGGTGGGTGCCTTGAGCGTGGACCGTACTTTTGATCCGGACTATTCCCTGGAAGACGGCACCAAGCTGCTGTCGGTCGTGGCCACCATGCTGGCCCGCCATGCCATCAATCTGGAGACCATCCAACTGGAGAAGGAGGCCCTGCGGGACGAGAACAAACGGCTGCGTGACGAGTTGGAAAACAAGTACCGCATCAACAACATCATCGGTAACAGCAACAAGATGCGGGAGGTGTTCCAGATGATCAGCCAGGTGTCGCGCAGCAATGCCACCGTGTTGATCCGTGGAGAGAGCGGCACCGGAAAGGAACTGGTGGCCAACTCGATTCATTACAGCTCCACCCGCTCCAAGGGGCCGTTTGTTAAGGTCAACTGTGCGGCGATCCCCAATAATCTGATCGAGAGCGAGCTGTTCGGCCATGAAAAGGGGGCCTTTACCGGAGCGGTCAAACAGAAGCCGGGGCGTTTTGAACTGGCCCATAAGGGCACCATTTTCCTGGATGAGATCGGCAGTATCGAACCCGACGTGCAGGTGCGCCTGCTTCGGGTTCTGCAGGAGCGGGAGTTCGAACGGGTCGGTGGACACAAGACCATAAAGGTGGACGTGCGCATTATTGCGGCGACCAACAAGAACCTGGAACAGGCGGTTGATGAGGACTCTTTTCGCGGCGATCTGTATTACCGCTTGAACGTGTTTCCCATTTATATGCCGCCCTTAAGGGAGCGCAAGACCGACATCCTGCTGCTGGCGGATTTTTTTCTGGAACGCTACGCCGAGGAGAACGGGCGCGAGGTCAAACGGCTTTCCACCCCGGCCATCGACATGCTGATGGCCTATCACTGGCCCGGCAATGTGCGCGAGCTGGAAAATTGTGTCGAACGGGCTGTGCTGCTTTGTGAGGAAGGCGCCATCCACAGTTATCACCTGCCGCCTTCCCTGCAGACGGGCAAGGAGAGCGGGACGTTGCCGGACCTCTCCCTGGAAGACGCCGTGGCTGCCCTGGAGAAAGAGATGATCATCGATGCCCTGAAAAATACCCGTGGCAATATCACCCTATCCGCCGAAGTGTTGAAAACGACGGTGCGCAAGTTCGCCTACAAGGCAAAAAAGTTCGGCGTGGATTATCGGACCTATAGATAA
- the thiD gene encoding bifunctional hydroxymethylpyrimidine kinase/phosphomethylpyrimidine kinase, translating into MKRRTSLRVALTIAGSDSSGGAGIQADLKTFQALGVFGMSAVTAVTVQNTQKVFAIQEVRPEIVHDQITCLFDDLPIHAVKIGMVASVALIEAIARALRSVGTLPPVILDPVMVSKSGYALLQPDARTALVRHLFPLARVVTPNLPEAEALLGRTISDISAMKDAAREIASLGGGNVVVKGGHLGDQDATDVLFDGTAFKLLDSRRIDTVNTHGTGCTFSSAIAAHMARGVPFFDAVARAKTYITGAIAHALPLGRGCGPTHHFYDLYRRAGMEIG; encoded by the coding sequence ATGAAAAGGAGAACGTCATTGCGTGTGGCCCTGACCATTGCCGGTTCCGATTCGTCGGGCGGGGCGGGAATTCAGGCGGATCTGAAGACCTTCCAGGCCCTGGGGGTGTTCGGTATGAGTGCTGTCACGGCAGTAACGGTGCAGAATACACAGAAAGTTTTTGCCATTCAGGAGGTGCGGCCGGAGATCGTTCATGACCAGATCACCTGCCTATTCGACGATTTGCCCATCCATGCGGTGAAAATCGGGATGGTGGCCAGCGTAGCGTTGATCGAGGCCATTGCCCGGGCCTTGCGATCGGTCGGCACCCTGCCACCGGTGATTCTGGACCCGGTAATGGTTTCAAAAAGCGGTTACGCTCTGCTGCAGCCCGACGCCCGGACCGCTCTGGTTCGGCACCTGTTTCCATTGGCCCGGGTGGTGACCCCCAACCTGCCTGAAGCCGAAGCCCTGCTCGGCAGAACCATTTCCGATATTTCAGCGATGAAGGATGCGGCCCGGGAAATTGCATCCCTGGGGGGCGGGAACGTTGTCGTTAAGGGGGGGCACCTGGGCGATCAGGACGCGACGGATGTGCTTTTCGACGGGACGGCCTTCAAGTTGCTCGATAGCCGACGGATCGATACGGTCAATACTCACGGCACCGGATGCACCTTTTCCTCGGCCATTGCCGCCCATATGGCCCGCGGGGTGCCGTTTTTCGATGCGGTGGCCCGGGCCAAAACCTATATCACCGGCGCCATCGCCCATGCCCTGCCGCTGGGCCGGGGATGTGGACCCACCCACCATTTTTACGATCTATACCGGCGGGCAGGAATGGAGATCGGCTGA